Part of the Meiothermus cerbereus DSM 11376 genome, CTTCAGCGCTGCCAAAGATCCAGATAAAGATGGGAAAGCGCTCTGGCCCGTAAGCCTGGGGATTTTGGGCCTCGAGCCAGAACAACACCTGGCGATAGACCCGAAGCACCCGCACGAAAGGCTCGCCCAGCAGGTCGGCGGCCCAGGCCCCTGCGCTCACCACCACTTTGGCCGCGGAGTAGCGGCTTTTATCGGTTTCGACCAGCACCCCGTCGGATTGGGGAGTAATCTTGAGCACCTGTTCACCGGTTTTCACCGCTGCGCCGAGGCGCCGGGCCTGACTAAGCTGCACTTCCAGGCAACGTTCAGGGTAAAGTAGCCCCGCGCCGGGTTCGTAGTAGCCGATTTCGTCGCCTTGCAGGATAAACTGTGGAAACCGCTTTTGTATTTGCGCCGCATCCAGCACTTCGTGGGCAATGCCAAACCGCTGGGCGGCCTCGAGGGTACGCGGCAAAAACTGCGGCTTGCCGTGGTGCAGGGCTTCACCTACGGGGCTGCTCAGAATGAGGCCCCCGCAGGCCAGAAAAAGCGAGCGGCCGGTCTGGGCCTCGAGCTCGCGCCAGATCTGGTGTGAACGCAGTACCAACGGCACATAGGCCACCCCTTCGCCGATGGCCTGCCGGGTGATGCGGGTCTCGCCGTGGCTGGAGCCATAGGTATGCGGCGGCACATGCCGGTCTATCCCGATGACCCTGGCCCCCCGCTGGGCGAGCTGGTACAGGCTGGCGCTGCCCATCGCGCCCAGTCCGACCACCACCACATCGGCGGTATTCATGGCTCCAGGATCACCTTTCCGGTGTTCTTACGGCTTAGCACAAACCTGAACGCTTCGGCGGCCTCCTCTAGCTTGAAGCGCTGGCCCACCACCGGCCTGATCTGGCCCGAAGCCACCAGGGGCATCAGGAAGGCCG contains:
- the solA gene encoding N-methyl-L-tryptophan oxidase, with protein sequence MNTADVVVVGLGAMGSASLYQLAQRGARVIGIDRHVPPHTYGSSHGETRITRQAIGEGVAYVPLVLRSHQIWRELEAQTGRSLFLACGGLILSSPVGEALHHGKPQFLPRTLEAAQRFGIAHEVLDAAQIQKRFPQFILQGDEIGYYEPGAGLLYPERCLEVQLSQARRLGAAVKTGEQVLKITPQSDGVLVETDKSRYSAAKVVVSAGAWAADLLGEPFVRVLRVYRQVLFWLEAQNPQAYGPERFPIFIWIFGSAEGQHFYGFPQVLQGVKVATEQSQVSTHPDQVERQISEAETQSFLSRYVQGRLKGLGPGCLRSATCLYTSTLDGDFILDHHPNSERILVASPCSGHGFKHSAAVGEAMAELALYGRSPLDLTPFRLAQRPAWG